AATGACTGATCATGTAGTAAAGGCGGGAAATCCTAAATATACTGACTATGTGAAGGTATATTATAAAGGAACAAATATTTTAGGAGAATATTTTGATGGTAACTTTAAGGGAGATAATCCGGTTGTAGATGGGAAAGATCCAAGTGAAGGAGATTCTCCTACCACCATTTTCCAGGTCAGCGGGGTAATTACCGGCTGGGGTGAAGTGCTTCAGAGAATGGAAGTTGGTGATCGTTGGAAGGTTTATATCCCTTGGGATTATGCCTATGGAAGTAGCGGTACTACAGGCATTTTGGGGTATTCAGCTCTTGTCTTTGATATCACATTGCTTGATTTTGCTAATACTGAAGCGGAGTTGAAATAATAAGATAAAACTCTCTATATGTAAAAGGTGCTGTATCTATATTACGTAGATACAGCATTTTTTTTATTATTCTCCTTAATGCTACTCTCCCTTATCTGCAAATGTGTCGGAATCACCACTTGCTTGACCGTCCTGTCTCCCTTAATTTGATCAATCAGCAGTTGACACGCTGTTTCCCCCATCTTATAAGTCTGATGCGATACGGCAGATAACTTGGGTTCCACATAATTGGCGTGCTGCTCATCCGTGTATCCGATGATGGCGATATCGTCGGGAATACGAAGTCCGTGCCTTTTGATTACTTCCATGGCGGCAAAAGCCAATGTGTCATTCATGGCAAGGATGGCATCGGGAGGCTGGGGGAGAGATAATAATGTTTCCGTAGCAATCTGTCCTTCCTCATAATCAATTTTCCGGCAGACAACTAATTCCTTTTCAATCGGAATCCGATTATCGCGCAAGGCTTCCAGATAACCGTGCTTCCTTCTTTTTACAATATCCAGATGATTGGCACCGCCGATAAAAGCCACCCGTTTACTTCCATTGTCCAGCAGATGCTGGGTAGCCATTTGTGCGGATTGTGCTCCGTCTGCTATTACTGACGAGAATTGATCGGTCAGGCAAACACGGTCGAACAGAATCAGCGGCATATTGATCTCTTTCAATGCGGCAAAATGAGAAAAGTCAGTTGTTTCCTGAGACAGGCAGGCGATAATCCCCTCTACCCGCATATTGACCAGATTCTCTATATTCCTTTTTTCATGCTCGAAAGACTCGTGCGATGTCGTGATAATGACGAAATATCCGTTATCGATCGCCATGTTCTCTATCCCGTTCAGAATGGAGGCAAAGAAATGAGTGACAATATCCGGAACGATCACTCCGATGATGCGCGGCGCATTCTTTCGCAGACTCATAGCGAAAGGATTGGGACGATAATTCATCTCTTTGGCCAGCTTCTTGGCTTTGGCGCAAAGTTCACGGCTGATTTCCGGGCTGTCTTTCAGCGCTCGGGATACAGTAGGGATGGATACGCCTAATGCTTGGGCGAGGTCTTTGAGTGAAGTATGTTTCCGGTTTTCCATCTGAAGGTCTCCAACTTAGATTTATCTGCAAAGAAAGCATATTCCCTGATAAATCTCCGCATTTAAAGAAATATTTTTTACGTAAACCGTTACGTAGCTTTTTCGCCCCTCTCTTGTCCGTTGAGAAGGGTTCACCCCTTACTTTTGTCGCATACAAAATAATTTAAAACCCTATACGTATGCAATACCATGAAATCGGAAAGACAGGGATGAAAGTATCGTCTCTCAGCTTCGGAGCTTCCTCTCTGGGAGGAGTTTTCCATGATTTAAAAGAAAAAGAAGGCATTCAGGCTGTGTTTACAGCCATCGAAGCCGGAATGAACTTTATCGATGTTTCCCCTTATTACGGACATTATAAGGCAGAGACTGTTCTAGGCAAAGCGCTGAAGGATATTCCTCGCGACCGTTATTATCTTTCTACGAAAGTCGGACGCTATGGCAAAGACGGAGTCAATACATGGGACTACTCGGCAAAGCGTGCGACGGAGAGTGTATATGAAAGTATGGAACGTCTGAATATTGACTTCATCGATTTGATCAATGTGCATGATATTGAGTTTGCCGACCTGAATCAGGTGGTTAATGAGACATTGCCTGCTTTGGTCGAACTGCGTGAGAAAGGAGTGGTAGGACATGTCGGAATCACTGACTTGCAGCTCGAAAACTTGAAATGGGTGATAGACCGTTCGCCAAGCGGAACTATTGAATCTGTTCTTAGCTTCTGTCACTATTGTCTGTGCGATGATAAATTGGCTGACTTCCTTGACTATTTCGAATCGAAAGAAATCGGTGTCATCAATGCTTCTCCTCTCTCGATGGGCTTGCTGAGCGAACGTGGTGTTCCGGTCTGGCATCCGGCTCCCAAGCCATTGGTAGATGCCTGTCGCAAAGCGATGGAGCATTGTAAAGCAAAGAATTATCCGATAGAAAAGCTCGCTATGCAATTCTCGGTGAGTAATCCAAAGATTGCGACTACCCTGTTCAGCACCACTAATCCGGAGAATGTGAAGAAAAATATCGGCTTTATTGAAGAACCGGTCGATTGGGAACTCGTGCGTGAAGTGCGGGAAATTATCGGAGAACAGCAGCGTGTAAGTTGGGCAAACTCTTAAAAAACGATCGATTCTATGGATTATACGATTATTGATGCGCATGCCCA
This sequence is a window from Bacteroides thetaiotaomicron VPI-5482. Protein-coding genes within it:
- a CDS encoding FKBP-type peptidyl-prolyl cis-trans isomerase, with the protein product MSKKIYLFSLVLLALAFVSCSETEEVGKYDNWRARNEAFIDSLANVYATASGRGGLERIEMLTAPGNYIYYKEMEPMTDHVVKAGNPKYTDYVKVYYKGTNILGEYFDGNFKGDNPVVDGKDPSEGDSPTTIFQVSGVITGWGEVLQRMEVGDRWKVYIPWDYAYGSSGTTGILGYSALVFDITLLDFANTEAELK
- a CDS encoding LacI family DNA-binding transcriptional regulator; this translates as MENRKHTSLKDLAQALGVSIPTVSRALKDSPEISRELCAKAKKLAKEMNYRPNPFAMSLRKNAPRIIGVIVPDIVTHFFASILNGIENMAIDNGYFVIITTSHESFEHEKRNIENLVNMRVEGIIACLSQETTDFSHFAALKEINMPLILFDRVCLTDQFSSVIADGAQSAQMATQHLLDNGSKRVAFIGGANHLDIVKRRKHGYLEALRDNRIPIEKELVVCRKIDYEEGQIATETLLSLPQPPDAILAMNDTLAFAAMEVIKRHGLRIPDDIAIIGYTDEQHANYVEPKLSAVSHQTYKMGETACQLLIDQIKGDRTVKQVVIPTHLQIRESSIKENNKKNAVST
- a CDS encoding aldo/keto reductase; this encodes MQYHEIGKTGMKVSSLSFGASSLGGVFHDLKEKEGIQAVFTAIEAGMNFIDVSPYYGHYKAETVLGKALKDIPRDRYYLSTKVGRYGKDGVNTWDYSAKRATESVYESMERLNIDFIDLINVHDIEFADLNQVVNETLPALVELREKGVVGHVGITDLQLENLKWVIDRSPSGTIESVLSFCHYCLCDDKLADFLDYFESKEIGVINASPLSMGLLSERGVPVWHPAPKPLVDACRKAMEHCKAKNYPIEKLAMQFSVSNPKIATTLFSTTNPENVKKNIGFIEEPVDWELVREVREIIGEQQRVSWANS